A region of Drosophila subpulchrella strain 33 F10 #4 breed RU33 unplaced genomic scaffold, RU_Dsub_v1.1 Primary Assembly Seq90, whole genome shotgun sequence DNA encodes the following proteins:
- the LOC119562740 gene encoding uncharacterized protein LOC119562740: MFTNGADYQLARRLKALEDNELYVLPRESKIVLMREEIRKNSNKAYERSAAVYNQRSRNVRFAVGQEVYRKNFTLSNFGQNYNAKFAKKFVKCRIKSRIGNNMYETETLQGKPSGIYHAKDLKQ, from the coding sequence ATGTTCACCAACGGGGCAGATTACCAACTGGCGAGACGTTTGAAGGCATTAGAAGACAACGAACTGTATGTCCTGCCAAGAGAATCTAAGATCGTCCTGATGCGCGAAGAAATCCGGAAGAATTCAAACAAGGCATACGAAAGAAGCGCAGCTGTGTACAACCAGAGGTCACGAAATGTACGATTCGCAGTCGGACAGGAAGTATACCGGAAGAATTTTACTTTGAGTAATTTCGGCCAGAACTATAATGCCAAATTCGCGAAGAAATTTGTTAAGTGTCGAATCAAGTCAAGGATAGGGAACAACATGTATGAGACCGAGACATTACAAGGGAAACCTAGTGGAATATATCACGCGAAGGATTTGAAGCAGTAA